In the genome of Chiroxiphia lanceolata isolate bChiLan1 chromosome 29, bChiLan1.pri, whole genome shotgun sequence, one region contains:
- the SCNM1 gene encoding sodium channel modifier 1 isoform X2, whose translation MVTAEPPCPSSAMGTIRGRSGRCRNAGSPTCWQIPSPRTRRCCCGAGGLQRSYGRNRSLPAPAPEAPEAPGEAPGVQGSQAPLLARTRRIARSALLKSAPYSSCCRRKGAQGSSSRVGTTRTVPEPLRNVGESQDAGESRGSPALLLEHGSGRTDVPKAPTRKGKSCSVWDELSPERRRVLQHHLHLRSSGWIQDPCGKWVKDGNAEFDSDEEEPPELPPT comes from the exons ATGGTGACCGCGGAGCCGCCATGTCCTTCAAGCGCGATGGGGACGATCCGGGGCCGCTCGGGGCGTTGCAG AAACGCCGGGTCTCCGACCTGTTGGCAAATTCCATCCCCGAGGACGAGGCGGTGCTGCTGCGGAGCGGGAG gtcTCCAACGTTCCTACGGCCGGAATCGCTCCCTCCCGGCTCCAGCTCCAGAGGctccagaggctccaggagaggcTCCAGGTGTGCAG ggatcccaggCCCCGCTCCTGGCACGGACACGACGGATCGCCCGGAGCGCCCTCCTGAAATCCGCCCCCTACAGCAGCTGCTGCCGCAGGAAAGG ggcccagggaagcagctcccGGGTTGGCACCACCCGGACGGTGCCGGAGCCGCTCCGGAATGTGGGAGAATCCCAGGATGCGGGAGAATCCCGAGgatccccagccctgctgctggaacACGGCAGCGGGAGGACAG ATGTTCCGAAGGCTCCGACCCGGAAAGGAAAATCCTGCTCAGTGTGGGACGAGCTGAGCCCGGAGCGGCGCCGGGTCCTGCAGCACCACCTGCACCTGCGCAG CTCCGGGTGGATCCAGGATCCCTGCGGGAAGTGGGTCAAGGACGGGAATGCCGAGTTCGACTCGGACGAGGAGGAGCCCCCGGAGCTGCCACCGACGTGA
- the TMOD4 gene encoding tropomodulin-4: MTSYREELEKYRDIDEDKILQELSPEELAQLDMELMEMDPENVMLPAGLRQRDQTQKSPTGPLDREALLQHLEKQALEAEERQDLVPFTGEKKGKPFVPKNPTREIPREEQITLEPELEEALANATEAEMCDIAAILGMYTLMSNKQYYDAICSGNISNTEGINSVVKPDSYKPVPDEPPNPTNVEETLQRIRDNDPALEDVNLNNIKDIPIPTLKAICEAMKTNTHVKRLSLVATRSNDPVAHAVAEMLMENKTLQSLNLESNFITSAGMRSIIQAVPHSPALAELRVDNQCQRLGDTAEMEMAAMLERCPSVLRFGYHFTQQGPRARAASAITRNNELRRKQKKT, encoded by the exons ATGACATCGTACcgggaggagctggagaagtaCCGGGACATCGATGAGGACAAAATCCTGCAGGAATTGTCCCCTGAGGAACTGGCCCAGCTGGACATGGAGCTGATGGAGATGGACCCCGAG AACGTGATGCTGCCGGCGGGGCTCCGGCAGCGGGACCAGACCCAGAAGAGCCCCACGGGCCCCCTGGATCGGGAAGcgctgctgcagcacctggaaaaGCAGGCGCTGGAAGCCGAGGAGCGCCAGGACCTGGTGCCCTTCACCGGCGAGAAGAAAG GGAAGCCGTTCGTGCCCAAGAACCCGACGCGGGAGATCCCGCGGGAGGAGCAGATCACGCTGGAGCCGGAGCTGGAGGAGGCCTTGGCCAACGCCACCGAGGCCGAGATGTGCGACATCGCCG CCATCCTGGGCATGTACACCCTGATGAGCAACAAGCAGTACTACGATGCCATCTGCAGCGGGAACATCTCCAACACCGAGGGCATCAACA GTGTGGTCAAACCTGACTCGTACAAGCCGGTGCCGGACGAGCCCCCGAACCCCACAAACGTGGAGGAGACGCTGCAGCGGATCCGGGACAACGACCCGGCCCTGGAGGACGTCAACCTCAACAACATCAAG gacaTTCCCATCCCCACGCTCAAGGCCATCTGCGAGGCCATGAAAACCAACACCCACGTCAAGAGGCTCAGCCTGGTGGCCACCAGGAGCAACGACCCCGTGGCCCAC GCGGTGGCCGAGATGCTGATGGAGAACAAGACCCTGCAGAGCCTCAACCTCGAGTCCAACTTCATCACGAGCGCGGGGATGAGGAGCATCATCCAGGCCGTGCCCCACAGCCCCGCCCTGGCCGAGCTCCGTGTGGACAACCAG TGCCAGCGCCTGGGGGACACGGCGGAGATGGAGATGGCGGCGATGCTGGAGCGCTGCCCCTCCGTGCTGCGCTTCGGGTACCACTTCACCCAGCAGGGCCCCCGCGCCCGCGCCGCCAGCGCCATCACCAGGAACAACGAGCTCC GCcggaagcagaagaaaacctaA
- the LYSMD1 gene encoding lysM and putative peptidoglycan-binding domain-containing protein 1 — protein MAGSGGAGAAPREHRLQPGDTLQGLALRYGVTMEQIQRANRLYTSDTIFLKPTLLIPAGSQSQPLQGDEPQDIIPNPPEPPVPSRHDLSAMEFLRHLDTEIGRSKAAAAQQIRHRHSGPGDSRASQRIPEGPSSPREGPRLGPRPLTRTPRAAALRDTEDEIFTL, from the exons AtggcggggagcggcggggccggggcggccccTCGGGAGCACCGCCTGCAGCCCGGGGACACCCTGCAGGGGCTGGCGCTGCGCTACGGGGTCACG ATGGAGCAGATCCAACGTGCCAACCGCCTCTACACCTCGGACACCATTTTCCTGAAGCCCACCCTGCTCATCCCGGCGGGatcccagtcccagcccctccaggggGACGAGCCCCAGGACATCATTCCCAACCCCCCGGAGCCCCCGGTCCCGTCCCGGCACGACCTCTCGGCCATGGAATTCCTGCGGCACCTGGACACCGAGATCGGCCGCTCCAAGGCGGCCGCGGCGCAGCAGATCCGGCACCGACACTCCGG ccctggtgATTCCAGAGCATCCCAGAGGATTCCAGAGGGTCCCTCATCCCCCCGGGAAGGGCCCCGGCTGGGCCCACGACCCCTCACCAGGACCCCCCGGGCGGCCGCGCTCCGGGACACAGAGGACGAGATCTTCACCTTGTGa
- the SCNM1 gene encoding sodium channel modifier 1 isoform X1, whose product MRGCHGDRGAAMSFKRDGDDPGPLGALQKRRVSDLLANSIPEDEAVLLRSGRFACSVCPHRPVCDTLEALAVHRAGRRHLHSLQRSYGRNRSLPAPAPEAPEAPGEAPGVQGSQAPLLARTRRIARSALLKSAPYSSCCRRKGAQGSSSRVGTTRTVPEPLRNVGESQDAGESRGSPALLLEHGSGRTDVPKAPTRKGKSCSVWDELSPERRRVLQHHLHLRSSGWIQDPCGKWVKDGNAEFDSDEEEPPELPPT is encoded by the exons ATGCGAGGTTGCCATGGTGACCGCGGAGCCGCCATGTCCTTCAAGCGCGATGGGGACGATCCGGGGCCGCTCGGGGCGTTGCAG AAACGCCGGGTCTCCGACCTGTTGGCAAATTCCATCCCCGAGGACGAGGCGGTGCTGCTGCGGAGCGGGAG GTTCGCCTGTTCCGTGTGTCCCCACCGGCCCGTGTGTGACACTCTGGAGGCCCTGGCCGTGCACAGGGCGGGCAGGAGGCACCTGCACA gtcTCCAACGTTCCTACGGCCGGAATCGCTCCCTCCCGGCTCCAGCTCCAGAGGctccagaggctccaggagaggcTCCAGGTGTGCAG ggatcccaggCCCCGCTCCTGGCACGGACACGACGGATCGCCCGGAGCGCCCTCCTGAAATCCGCCCCCTACAGCAGCTGCTGCCGCAGGAAAGG ggcccagggaagcagctcccGGGTTGGCACCACCCGGACGGTGCCGGAGCCGCTCCGGAATGTGGGAGAATCCCAGGATGCGGGAGAATCCCGAGgatccccagccctgctgctggaacACGGCAGCGGGAGGACAG ATGTTCCGAAGGCTCCGACCCGGAAAGGAAAATCCTGCTCAGTGTGGGACGAGCTGAGCCCGGAGCGGCGCCGGGTCCTGCAGCACCACCTGCACCTGCGCAG CTCCGGGTGGATCCAGGATCCCTGCGGGAAGTGGGTCAAGGACGGGAATGCCGAGTTCGACTCGGACGAGGAGGAGCCCCCGGAGCTGCCACCGACGTGA